The Deinococcus aquiradiocola genome includes a window with the following:
- a CDS encoding helix-turn-helix transcriptional regulator, with the protein MRNAIRDLRGALGWTQADLAERLDVSRQTVNALETGKYDPSLPLAFRLSRLLARPIEDLFFPDPEDQ; encoded by the coding sequence GTGCGCAACGCCATCCGTGACCTGCGCGGCGCGCTCGGCTGGACGCAGGCGGACCTCGCCGAGCGCCTGGACGTGTCGCGCCAGACCGTGAACGCCCTGGAGACCGGAAAGTACGATCCGAGCCTGCCGCTCGCCTTCCGCCTGTCGCGCCTCCTCGCGCGGCCCATCGAGGACCTCTTCTTTCCGGACCCGGAGGATCAGTGA
- a CDS encoding HepT-like ribonuclease domain-containing protein — MPDAPAPHASAPQTEAPRLLGQPRLAEVSAYLRQNEPRWRALGITRVELFGSVARDDAANTSDVDLLVTFAHPAGLLDQVRAVHLFEALLGRRTDVLTHGALKPGLKAAVQRDARDISAPTPQDTTTQDAPSDPARKRSRWRVQDLLTLLDRLQTLTAPHTLQTYLHAQDTQDAAAMNLLRLGEGTKFIPQDLQDAHPDVPWDELRSVRNLIAHDYFGLDPHLVWHTLTRDLPALRPHLQALHDTLPEDA; from the coding sequence GTGCCCGACGCCCCCGCACCCCACGCCAGCGCACCGCAGACGGAAGCGCCGCGCCTCCTCGGCCAGCCGCGCCTCGCCGAGGTGAGCGCCTACCTGCGGCAGAACGAACCCCGCTGGCGCGCCCTCGGCATCACCCGCGTCGAACTGTTCGGCTCCGTCGCCCGCGACGACGCCGCCAACACCTCCGACGTGGACCTCCTCGTCACCTTCGCGCACCCCGCCGGCCTCCTCGACCAGGTGCGCGCCGTGCACCTCTTCGAAGCGCTCCTCGGGCGCCGCACCGACGTCCTCACGCACGGTGCCCTCAAGCCCGGCCTGAAAGCGGCCGTCCAGCGCGACGCCCGCGACATCAGCGCCCCCACCCCCCAGGACACCACAACCCAGGACGCCCCGAGCGACCCCGCCCGCAAACGCAGCCGCTGGCGCGTCCAGGACCTCCTCACCCTGCTCGACCGCCTCCAGACCCTCACCGCCCCCCACACCCTCCAGACATACCTGCACGCCCAGGACACCCAGGACGCCGCCGCCATGAACCTCCTGCGCCTCGGTGAAGGCACCAAGTTCATCCCCCAGGACCTGCAGGACGCCCACCCGGACGTCCCCTGGGACGAACTGCGCAGCGTCCGCAACCTCATCGCGCACGACTACTTCGGCCTCGACCCGCACCTCGTCTGGCACACCCTCACCCGCGAC